Proteins encoded together in one Solanum lycopersicum chromosome 7, SLM_r2.1 window:
- the LOC101249190 gene encoding uncharacterized protein, with protein sequence MASKLLMLTIFVFDLIAFGLAIAAERRRSTANIKKDGEDEHSYCVYDSDIATGFGIGAFLFLMLSQIIVMVASRCFCCGKALRPGGSRACAVLLFIICWVAFFIAEVCLLAGSVRNAYHTKYRSSYLTSDKPLSCETLRKGVFAAGAAFVFFTSILSQFYYVTYAKARGGPMPYGGEAGVGMAAYK encoded by the exons ATGGCGTCGAAGTTGTTAATGCTAACTATTTTCGTATTCGATCTGATTGCTTTTGGTTTGGCTATTGCTGCTGAGCGGAGAAGAAGCACT GCAAATATCAAAAAAGATGGTGAAGATGAACATAGCTATTGCGTCTATGACTCTGATATAGCAACTGGATTTGGTATTGGtgcctttttatttcttatgcTTAGTCAAATAATTGTAATGGTGGCGAGCCGTTGCTTCTGCTGTGGAAAGGCTTTGAGGCCTGGAGGTTCAAGAGCTTGTGCTGTTCTCTTATTCATCATATGCTG GGTTGCATTTTTTATAGCTGAGGTCTGCTTGTTGGCTGGTTCGGTTAGAAATGCTTATCATACCAAGTATCGATCATCATACTTGACGAGTGATAAACCTCTATCATGTGAAACTCTGAGAAAAGGAGTTTTTGCAGCTGGAGCAGCTTTCGTTTTCTTCACCAGTATACTCTCTCAGTTCTACTATGTGACCTATGCCAAGGCGCGAGGTGGCCCCATGCCGTATGGTGGTGAAGCCGGCGTTGGCATGGCAGCCTACAAATGA
- the LOC101248895 gene encoding COP1-interacting protein 7 translates to MDSRIRLDYALFQLTPTRTRCDLVIFAGEKSEKLASGLLEPFLIHLKSAKDQISKGGYSITLRPLIANVCWFTKATLQRFVKFVSTPEIIERFVSIERDIMQIESEQANGSINVEGNASAFDGDSKFSAGFSKSNGESNGVGDATKEENPKIRLQRVLESRKAVLRKEQAMAYARALVSGFDMDNLDDLISFSNAFGALRLREACIKFMELCNKKRDDGIWMDEVAALQAYSPSEFSYFGRSGITLAADVTQDNQSIDLSIRKQNDDTLSHGSLDTSQENGLPPPIKVHSTEGKSKPMWPNNMPPYLQNYQNPAFQQIPPYPGYMFSGNPSYYTGMPWPVNPEDSSRGPGPESDYNWKNKPPSKNKKKYSNGDRNESNNSSSNGDSDDYEEDKKMHHGKKSSRKVVIRNINYIASKRNEQSDHSSTEDSSSDEDGSTDAGSLRKQVEEAVGSWERHHNSTSRNKKKRDGKKRNNSGSISNGASKDEVTNSGKNWDIFQNILMQDADSRTDDTRPKDVQEEYLMTKKMTPSTDPLIINERNMGHGDEIPRQNMWEEKRRGPVIIRESTDEELLFSHRTQEPKGYPQSISSNIDTDVVLKSQKEEDWLAGNLLNKSTYQGKSSDQSIFVGDYASASHDDHLKTGKDKKGVQFDDSIVVRAHSVDNVSDYHQQTDIFMVSDIVGAEQVKHSMPNHAEEKLDPSDACEPNDLFMVLGRDSAAEQVSASRDTEMYDENDVFLSETLKSHTDIRPASAETKLQTKGEGTNKRIGRDLGRKAVIKEPKSKTSVTGSLGRTKSDTSSRIKKSPSTFQKSKADKDEESRKKLEQSLLQRQKRIAERSGATGLTKPTSRKNPATSSTIEKSKPEATNRLQKTVFKSSTIERLASTTTRTAKDRSTDSKTTPSRKASRKENKVIAPTKKSAGKESTKQGPRKSKPSDTKGHSSSEPPQKEKDSNTGVNSMLNERGAELSPQVSSEVVDAKNTEEVRSISLIEKKIDTPMISAEHSIDDKKQSPNKAVKFLLSEVETSAAVDNAIGVISHLTSSVSNVHLDTPVCQDILSNEVSTPPPNNEMNFETNQGRRKWTTEESSLRVTKGFRKLLYFGRKN, encoded by the exons ATGGATTCGAGGATTCGTTTGGATTATGCTCTGTTTCAGCTTACTCCAACACGAACAAG ATGCGATCTTGTAATCTTTGCTGGAGAAAAATCGGAGAAATTAGCTTCTGGTTTGCTTGAACCTTTTCTCATTCATCTCAAATCCGCTAAAGATCAGATTTCTAAAGGAGGCTATTCAATTACTCTTCGACCTTTGATCGCTAATGTTTGTTGGTTCACTAAAGCAACTTTACAGAG GTTTGTGAAATTTGTTAGTACTCCTGAAATTATCGAGCGATTTGTAAGCATAGAAAGAGATATTATGCAGATTGAGAGTGAACAAGCTAATGGTAGTATCAACGTTGAAG GAAATGCATCAGCTTTTGATGGAGATTCCAAATTCTCTGCTGGTTTTTCAAAG TCCAACGGTGAATCTAATGGTGTTGGTGATGctacaaaagaagaaaatcctAA GATTCGTCTTCAACGCGTTCTAGAAAGTAGAAAAGCAGTTTTAAGGAAAGAGCAAGCAATGGCATATGCTCGCGCTTTGGTATCTGGCTTTGATATGGATAATTTGGATGATCTCATATCTTTTTCCAATGCTTTTGGCGCTCTACGTTTAAG AGAAGCCTGCATTAAGTTTATGGAGCTGTGCAACAAAAAGAGAGATGATGGGATCTGGATGGATGAAGTTGCTGCTCTTCAAGCCTACTCTCCTTCTGAGTTTTCGTATTTTGGGAGGTCGGGGATCACGCTTGCTGCTGATGTTACTCAAGATAATCAAAGTATTGATCTTTCCATCAGAAAACAGAATGATGATACATTGAGTCATGGAAGTCTGGATACTAGTCAAG aaaatggTTTACCACCACCTATCAAAGTTCACTCAACAGAAGGGAAATCAAAGCCAATGTGGCCAAACAATATGCCACCTTACCTGCAAAACTATCAAAATCCTGCATTTCAACAAATTCCACCATATCCAGGGTACATGTTTTCGGGCAATCCGAGTTACTATACTGGAATGCCATGGCCTGTGAATCCAGAAGATTCTAGTCGAGGTCCCGGTCCTGAATCAGATTATAATTGGAAGAATAAACCACCTTCcaagaacaagaagaaataTTCAAACGGGGATAGAAATGAAAGCAACAATTCAAGCTCTAACGGTGACTCTGATGATTATGAGGAGGATAAGAAAATGCATCATGGGAAAAAATCATCAAGAAAAGTTGTTATCCGCAACATAAACTATATAGCCTCGAAGAGAAATGAACAAAGTGATCACAGCAGCACCGAGGATAGTTCATCTGATGAGGATGGATCCACTGATGCAGGTTCCCTCAGAAAGCAGGTAGAGGAAGCAGTTGGATCATGGGAGAGGCATCATAACTCAACGTCTCGGAACAAGAAGAAGCGAGATGGAAAGAAGAGAAACAACAGTGGGAGTATATCAAATGGTGCCTCTAAGGATGAAGTAACCAACAGTGGTAAGAATTGGGATATCTTCCAGAACATTCTAATGCAAGATGCAGATTCAAGAACCGATGACACGAGGCCAAAAGATGTCCAGGAAGAGTACTTGATGACAAAGAAAATGACTCCTTCAACTGATCCTCTTATTATAAACGAGAGAAACATGGGACACGGAGATGAAATACCACGACAAAACATGTGGGAAGAGAAGAGGCGTGGACCAGTTATTATAAGAGAGAGCACAGATGAAGAGTTGTTATTTTCGCATAGAACTCAGGAACCAAAGGGCTATCCTCAGTCTATCTCGTCGAACATTGACACTGATGTTGTTCTTAAGAGCCAAAAAGAGGAGGATTGGTTAGCTGGCAATCTACTAAATAAATCAACATATCAAGGAAAAAGCTCAGATCAAAGTATCTTTGTTGGAGATTATGCTTCAGCCTCTCATGATGATCATTTGAAAACAGGGAAAGATAAGAAAGGCGTCCAGTTTGATGATTCCATTGTGGTTCGAGCCCATTCGGTTGATAATGTGTCTGATTATCACCAACAGACAGACATTTTCATGGTCTCAGACATCGTCGGAGCTGAACAAGTTAAGCACAGCATGCCTAATCACGCGGAAGAGAAGCTTGATCCTTCTGATGCATGTGAACCAAATGATCTTTTCATGGTTCTTGGAAGAGATTCAGCTGCTGAGCAAGTTTCAGCCTCTCGGGATACTGAAATGTATGACGAAAATGATGTCTTCCTGTCTGAAACTCTTAAGAGTCACACTGATATCAGACCTGCTTCTGCTGAGACAAAGCTTCAAACAAAAGGCGAAGGGACCAACAAAAGGATCGGTAGGGACCTTGGGCGAAAGGCAGTTATTAAAGAACCAAAATCTAAAACTTCCGTAACCGGATCTCTTGGAAGGACCAAATCTGATACATCATCAAGAATCAAGAAATCACCTTCCACATTTCAGAAGAGCAAAGCTGACAAG GACGAGGAGAGTCGAAAGAAATTAGAACAATCATTATTGCAACGTCAAAAGAGAATCGCAGAAAGAAGTGGTGCCACTGGTTTAACCAAACCAACATCAAGGAAGAATCCAGCCACATCTTCAACAATTGAGAAATCAAAACCTGAAGCAACCAATAGATTACAAAAAACAGTTTTTAAGAGTTCCACTATAGAGCGTCTCGCGTCTACAACTACAAGGACAGCTAAGGATCGATCCACTGACTCAAAAACCACTCCAAGCAGGAAAGCAAGTCGAAAGGAGAACAAAGTGATTGCTCCAACAAAGAAATCAGCTGGAAAAGAGAGTACTAAGCAAGGTCCCCGTAAGTCCAAGCCTTCGGATACTAAAGGCCACTCTTCATCTGAACCTCCTCAGAAGGAAAAAGATAGCAACACTGGAGTAAACTCAATGTTAAACGAACGTGGAGCAGAACTGAGTCCACAAGTATCTAGTGAAGTCGTTGATGCTAAGAACACGGAGGAGGTACGTAGCATATCATTAATCGAGAAGAAGATAGATACACCTATGATTTCTGCTGAACATTCAATAGATGACAAGAAACAAAGTCCTAACAAGGCTGTTAAGTTTCTACTGTCTGAAGTTGAAACCTCAGCAGCAGTTGACAATGCTATTGGAGTTATAAGTCATCTGACTTCCTCTGTATCGAACGTGCATTTGGACACTCCAGTATGCCAAGACATACTCTCTAATGAAGTTTCCACCCCACCtccaaataatgaaatgaacttcGAGACGAATCAAGGAAGAAGGAAATGGACAACTGAAGAAAGTTCACTTAGAGTTACGAAAGGATTCAGAAAGCTTCTTTATTTTGGTAGAAAAAACTGA
- the LOC101246158 gene encoding probable 2' cyclic ADP-D-ribose synthase BdTIR, with product MQRSSLVFNLLQRQLVHQRQRISKSRMINKVIRSQLPCDVFINHRGNDTKRTIVSLLYDHLTRLRINSFLDNKNMKPGDKLFDKIDSAIDECKIGVAVFSPRYCDSYFCLHELALFVESKKKLIPIFCDVKPSELRVSKSNNIQLESKQIERFNFALEEAKHTVGLDFDSNKGNWSDVVTKATDVVIESLIEIEEAQIIKNPKKLIIP from the exons atgcaacGTTCATCACTAGTTTTTAACTTATTACAACGCCAATTAGTCCATCAAAGGCAAAGGATTAGCAAAAGCCGAATGATTAACAAAGTGATTAGATCACAATTACCATgtgatgttttcattaatcatagAGGTAATGACACAAAGAGAACAATAGTTTCATTATTATATGATCATTTGACACGTTTAAggattaattcatttttagacAACAAAAACATGAAGCCAGGTGACAAATTATTTGACAAAATTGATAGTGCAATTGATGAATGCAAAATTGGCGTTGCTGTATTTTCACCACGTTATTGtgattcatatttttgtttacATGAATTGGCTTTATTTGTtgaatcaaaaaagaaattgattccTATTTTTTGCGATGTGAAACCCTCTGAGCTTCGTGTTAGTAAGAGTAATAATATTCAACTCGAATCGAAACAAATCGAAAGGTTTAATTTTGCACTTGAAGAGGCTAAACACACCGTTGGACTTGATTTCGACTCTAATAAAGG GAACTGGTCTGATGTGGTGACAAAAGCAACTGATGTTGTCATTGAAAGCTTGATTGAAATTGAAGAAGCTCAGATAATCAAAAATCCCAAGAAATTAATTATACCATAA
- the LOC101245862 gene encoding beta-glucosidase 18-like: MKIFYFIFHLLILQHVYSNSIINCQLGENCFEEEVKKSEFPDGFLFGTSTSAYQIEGGYIEDGKSLSNWDVYSHTNGSIKNGGNGDIADDHYHRYLEDIDIMESLGVNAYRFSISWSRVLRNGSSGPMNPAGMKFYNNIIDNLLLKGITPFVTIHHNDYPQELEERYGAWLSPFMQEEFVHFASTCFKNFGDRVKYWATINEPNLFSELAYMKGIFPPSHCSPPFGKCGYGNSDIEPLLVVHNSILAHAKAVKIYRDQFQVEQRGMIGMVASAYMYKPMTDDEVDKKAATRALTFHVAWLLDPLVHGDYPIEMRHYHGKKLPRFSFEEKLLIKKSIDFIGINHYSTLFVKDCLHSNCTCMHENNPTCSHGENHAIVGFLLTSGQNKDGEFIGDPMGLPGLYVVPQGMEDIIDYIKKRYNNMPIFVTENGYGSNDNDLDKDINRIKFHKAYLASLARSIRNGADVRGYFIWSLMDNFEWNFGYTIKFGLYYVDPFTLDRSPKLSAHWYHNFLTNDIQAEKSI, translated from the exons atgaaaatcttctattttatttttcacctcTTAATATTGCAACATGTTTATTCAAATAGTATAATTAATTGCCAATTAGGAGAAAATTGCTTTGAAGAAGAAGTGAAGAAATCAGAATTTCCAGATGGTTTTCTATTTGGAACTTCAACTTCTGCATATCAA ATTGAAGGAGGATATATTGAAGATGGAAAAAGTCTAAGCAATTGGGATGTATATTCTCATACAAATG gtAGCATAAAAAATGGAGGAAATGGAGATATAGCTGATGATCATTATCATCGTTACCTG GAAGACATTGACATAATGGAGTCTCTTGGAGTAAATGCCTATcgattttccatttcttggagTAGAGTTCTACGTa ATGGGAGCTCCGGACCCATGAATCCTGCTGGAATGAAGTTTTACAATAATATCATTGATAATCTCTTACTCAAAG GAATAACACCATTTGTGACAATTCATCACAATGACTATCCTCAAGAACTTGAGGAAAGATATGGGGCATGGCTTAGTCCTTTCATGCa GGAAGAATTTGTGCACTTTGCATCAACATGTTTTAAGAATTTTGGGGATAGAGTGAAGTATTGGGCTACTATAAATGAGCCCAATTTATTTTCAGAATTAGCCTATATGAAGGGAATATTTCCACCTTCCCATTGTTCTCCTCCATTTGGAAAATGTGGTTATGGTAATTCAGATATTGAGCCTTTACTTGTTGTCCACAACTCAATTTTGGCCCATGCCAAGGCTGTCAAAATTTATCGTGACCAATTTCAA GTGGAACAACGTGGAATGATAGGAATGGTTGCGAGCGCGTATATGTATAAGCCAATGACAGATGATGAAGTTGACAAGAAGGCAGCAACTAGAGCTTTGACGTTTCATGTGGCTTG GCTTCTTGATCCTCTAGTACATGGAGATTATCCAATAGAAATGCGACATTATCATGGGAAGAAATTACCAAGATTTAGCTTTGAAGAAAAATTACTCATAAAAAAGAGCATTGATTTTATAGGAATTAATCATTATTCAACATTGTTTGTCAAGGATTGTCTTCATTCAAATTGTACGTGCATGCATGAGAATAATCCTACGTGTAGCCATGGTGAAAATCATGCAATTGTAGGGTTTTTGCTCACTTCTGGACAGAATAAAGATGGTGAATTCATAGGAGATCCG atGGGATTGCCTGGATTGTATGTGGTTCCACAAGGCATGGAGGatattattgattatattaagaAGAGATACAATAACATGCCTATATTTGTGACTGAAAATG gGTATGGTTCAAATGATAATGACTTGGACAAAGACATTAATCGAATTAAATTTCACAAAGCATACCTTGCATCTTTGGCTCGATCAATCAG GAATGGTGCTGATGTGCGTGGCTATTTCATATGGAGTTTAATGGATAATTTTGAATGGAATTTTGGTTACACAATTAAATTTGGGCTTTATTATGTTGATCCATTTACGTTGGATCGAAGCCCAAAACTTTCGGCCCATTGGTATCACAATTTTCTCACCAATGATATACAAGCAGAGAAATCAATATAA